A stretch of the Terriglobales bacterium genome encodes the following:
- a CDS encoding alpha/beta hydrolase: protein MNNPSQPPVLDPAVQKLLDEFASTPGPKIHELPVEDARHVFLDMQSISIPKLPADIEDHTLPIGPRGSVLIRIVKPQGIAGPLPAVMYFHGGGWVVGDRETHDRLLRELANGANAAIVFVEYSRSPESCYPIANEEAYAATQWIAEHGDELGLDSNRLALAGDSAGGNMATVVSMLAKQRGGPNIDLQILFCPTLDASTDPESYRQFGAGYALDLEAMEWFWNHYFSASEVRFEPTASPLRASLQQLAELPPTLIITAECDVLRDEAEVFAGKLMQAGVQVTATRYLGTIHDFMVHNALAEMPATRAAVAQANAALRQVFHSRAERVAA, encoded by the coding sequence ATGAACAACCCGTCCCAGCCCCCCGTCCTCGACCCTGCCGTTCAAAAACTTCTCGACGAGTTCGCTTCCACACCTGGTCCAAAGATTCACGAGCTTCCAGTAGAAGACGCGCGGCACGTCTTTTTGGATATGCAATCAATCTCCATTCCTAAACTGCCAGCCGACATCGAAGATCACACGCTTCCCATTGGTCCGCGCGGGTCGGTTCTCATTCGCATAGTTAAGCCGCAAGGAATTGCCGGCCCGCTCCCGGCGGTTATGTATTTCCACGGTGGAGGCTGGGTCGTCGGAGACCGCGAGACCCACGACCGCCTTCTGCGAGAATTGGCAAACGGCGCCAACGCCGCGATTGTCTTTGTAGAGTATTCGCGTTCACCGGAATCGTGCTATCCCATCGCCAACGAAGAAGCCTATGCCGCAACCCAATGGATCGCAGAGCACGGCGATGAACTCGGCCTCGATTCCAATCGGCTTGCGCTCGCGGGCGACAGCGCCGGCGGAAATATGGCCACGGTCGTATCCATGCTCGCTAAGCAGCGCGGCGGTCCCAACATTGACCTCCAGATTCTGTTCTGCCCCACCCTGGATGCTTCCACCGATCCCGAGTCCTATCGCCAGTTCGGCGCCGGATACGCGCTCGACCTCGAAGCCATGGAATGGTTCTGGAACCATTATTTCTCCGCTTCCGAGGTGCGTTTTGAGCCCACCGCCTCTCCCCTGCGAGCTTCCTTGCAGCAACTGGCAGAGCTGCCACCCACGTTGATTATCACGGCAGAATGCGACGTTCTGCGTGACGAAGCCGAGGTTTTCGCGGGCAAATTGATGCAAGCCGGTGTCCAGGTGACAGCAACCCGGTATCTCGGCACTATTCACGATTTCATGGTGCACAACGCGCTCGCGGAAATGCCGGCCACACGCGCCGCCGTCGCGCAGGCCAACGCAGCCTTGCGCCAGGTCTTTCACTCTCGGGCTGAACGCGTTGCCGCCTAG